Within the Desulfonatronum thiosulfatophilum genome, the region CGGTTCTCCCTCACACCCCTGCCCGAATGAGAATATGGCTTTGGGCTCACGCCGGCCATGGCGCTGCATGACCTGGATGATTTCCTCGGGGTTCGGGCGAAATCCAATTCGATTCTGGGTTGCCGGAAATCCCGATTCGCTGGGCTGCAGAGAAAGGCATCCCAGACAGCGGGCATTACACGTTCTCGACGTGGGCAAAGGCGCCTCATATCGGCCCAGGGCCAGATTGCGTGCCGCCGGACAGGCTGAAACCAGTGCGCAATTGGCAAGATGGCGCACCAGACGATTGCCGGGGAACGTCTTCAACCACTGCTTTGCACCGGCGTGAATCCGTTGCGGCGGGATTCCGGAGAACTGCTGCCGGGGATCCTGATCCACCTTTTCCGCGCAAACCCAGAAGCGATCGCGGGCAAATCCCACGGCGCCATAGGCGAAAAGCGGCAACACCGGCGCACCTGCTTCCGTCGCATAGGCGCAGACCGCGCTCAGGGTATGGCCGGGACTGACGAAGGCCGCCACGGCGGTTTGATCCGAGATCCGGACATCATTGCGTGCTCTGTCCCAACCCACGGCATTCCGCCCCGGCAAGAGAAACAGCTCGCACTCCTCCGGCAGCGGAATCAGTTCCTCGGCCAGTGGCTGCCGGATCTCAAATCCGACTCGGCACGACATCCCCAGGGAGGGATGATCGAAAATACGTCCTCGCTGATCCGCGTATACCATACGTGGATGAACATTCCGTGATCGTGACAATGCTGCCCCCCATGACAGAACAATACGCATTCGCAAGCCTGATCGATAGGTCATCAACCGCCCGACTGGCAAGTCCAGTGCCAGTGCGTCGGCAAAAGGATATTTTAAAAATAATTGCAACTATTCAGCATATTCTGAAAGTACACGGGATTGGTCCGGCTTACCTTGATTTTGCGGTCTCGCATGTTTGACTGAGCCAGGATTCGTTCATCAAACCATTGCCAAGCACTTGAAGCTCCAAATGCTGTTTATTCACGCAATGGTTTGATGTTACGAAGCCGGCGAAGGAGTCTGCGAGGCCGTAAATCAAGGCAAGCCGGACCTCAGCTGAGTAGTTGCAAATAATTCACCTTGAAGTCCCCCTTCGTGATGAATTGCGACGTAGATTTTGAGAGCAAGGGCCGATATGGTTGACCTGAGCCTTTTCGTTGCTCAGAATAGCCGCAAAAACATCGGCGACATCTCCCGTGCCCGAAGGCACGGACAGCAATGTCGAAATTGCACTGCGATCGTTGCCGATCAAACTCCGGATTCGGCCGTCAAAGAAACTTTCCGTACGCGATAAGCACCGCGACAAGATACCGTAAGTTGTTTCTGACCACATCAAGCCGACCACTGTTAAACCAGGGAGGAACAATGACCGGTGTGAAGCCGAAGGCTGCCATTTTCGATCTGGGAGGCGTACTCACCAGCACGGACCATCTCCATGCCAAAGCCTGGGAAGAAACCCTGAATCCTTTTCTGGAATCCGTCGCCGAAAAAGAAGGCAGTCCCTTCCGCCCTTTTGACCCCCAGAACGATTACAGGAATCACCTCGAACGCAGACCGGCATTCGAAGGAGCTTTGAGTTTCTTCAAGTCCCGGAATATCGAGCCCCCCTACGGCAGACCGGATGACGGCCCCGAAGCGCAGACCATCCATGGGCTGAGTCGGCGCAAGAACGACCTGTTCCTGGAATTGTTGAACACCCACGGCCCAAAAGTCATCGACACGTCCGTCGATCTGCTGAAGACGCTCAAAAACGAAGGCTTTCGGATCGGGATCATATCCTCCAGCCTGAACTGCGACTGCATTCTCAAACTTGCGGGGCTTGAAGGATTGTACGACGTCCGCATGGACGAAGAAATGCTTCAGGAGCAGAATCTCAAGGAAAAACCGCAACCGGACATGATGCTCGCTGCGGCCCGGGCCATGGAGTGCTACCCTGGCGAATGCCTGGTCGTGGATGATACGCTGGCCGGCGTTCGGGCTGGGCGAGCCGGCAACTTCGGGATGATCATCGGTCTGGCCACCAATGGGAACGGCGAGATGTTCCGTCAATTCGGGGCCGATCTGGTGCTGGGCGATCTCACCGAGACGTGTCCGGAAGACATCCGGAAGTGGTTCGAGCAGGATCTGCAAAACGACGGATGGAAACACTCCTATACTGGCCTGGAACGCGGCGACGAGAAACTGCGTGAAACGCTGACCACCGTAGGCAACGGCTACATGGGGGTCCGAGGCTGTTTCGAAGGCGAGCGGGCCTCATTTTATCATTACCCTGGAATGTACCTGGCCGGCATCTTCAACCGTGTCCCAAGCATGGTGCACGGCCGCGAAATCTTCAACAATGATTTCGTGAACTGCCCGAACTGGCTGCCCGTGGAATTCAAGATCGGCAACAGCAAGTACTTGAGCCCGCTGCAGATGGAACTGCTCAGCTACAAGCAGGAGCTGGATCTGCGCCGTGGCGTGCTCCATCGCACCATGATCTGCCGCGACGTCCACGGCCTGATCACCCGCATCCAGTCCAGCCGGCTGGCCAGCATGGCCGAGCCCCATCTGTGCGCGTTGCGTTATGAACTGACTCCGATCAACTATTCCGCGCCGATCACCATGCGCGTCAGCCTGGACGGCAACGTTGAAAACACCAACGTGCCCAGGTATTCCCAATTGACTTCAAAGCATCTGGAACTGATCCATTCCGGCAAGACCGCCGACGGTTTGAGCCTGCGAGTCAAAACCAGTGCATCCGGATATCAGATCCATATGGAAGCCAGAACCCGGCTTCTGGAGGACAACAAGAAGCTTTCGCCGGAGCGCTCCACTTTCAAGAACAATGCGGAA harbors:
- a CDS encoding radical SAM protein, which encodes MVYADQRGRIFDHPSLGMSCRVGFEIRQPLAEELIPLPEECELFLLPGRNAVGWDRARNDVRISDQTAVAAFVSPGHTLSAVCAYATEAGAPVLPLFAYGAVGFARDRFWVCAEKVDQDPRQQFSGIPPQRIHAGAKQWLKTFPGNRLVRHLANCALVSACPAARNLALGRYEAPLPTSRTCNARCLGCLSLQPSESGFPATQNRIGFRPNPEEIIQVMQRHGRREPKAIFSFGQGCEGEPLTEADLIAESVQGFRKGGGAGTVNVNTNASLPKTIPLLARAGVSSIRVSLNSARDDVYQRYYRPNGYAFSDVRESIRQAKQAGMFVSLNYLFFPGISDTVAELSALTDLVQTEKVDFIQLRNMNLDPELYLGLYPEIREETLGLHAFMSELKRQAPWIRFGYFNPYLAGR